A single region of the Ziziphus jujuba cultivar Dongzao chromosome 10, ASM3175591v1 genome encodes:
- the LOC107411852 gene encoding respiratory burst oxidase homolog protein B, protein MEIQENQNDWSETESIESTRVGYSGPLSGPLVTNNKKSSRNSSKRSVGFKDQEDYVEITLDVTDDTVSVQNIKGGDSETAYLASRLQRKQSASLGSQVSFKLRQVSQELKRMTSFSKKPQKLDRTKSGAALALKGLKFMTKNVGNEGWSEIEKRFHKFADADGTLPKSKFGQCIEMKESSEFANELFDALARRRGITSGSITMDELHEFWEQITDQSFDARLQTFFDMVDKNADGRITEEEVKEIITLSAGANKLSKIQERAEEYAALIMEELDPRNLGYVEIYNLEMLLLQGPAQSTNLATDSRMISELISQKLAPTKEPNPIKRYAKKVAYFVEDNWRRIWVVALWLSICAGLFTWKFMQYKDRAVFKVMGYCVTTAKGAAETLKFNMALILLPVCRNTITWLRSRTKLGKVVPFDDNLNFHKVIALGIAVGVGLHAGSHLTCDFPRLLHATDDEYEPMEPFFGKERPDDYWWFVKGTEGWTGVVMVVLMAIAYTLAQPWFRRNRLKLPNFLKKLTGFNAFWYSHHMFVVVYILFVIHGYFLYLSKKWYKKTTWMYLAVPIVLYACERLVRAFRSGNKSVKILKVAVYPGNVLALHMSKPNGFKYTSGQYIYVKCRDISPFQWHPFSITSAPGDDYLSIHVRSAGDWTSQLRAIFSKVCQPPCRNESGLLRADVAKSYNKPTRMPKLLIDGPYGAPAQDYKEYEVLLLVGLGIGATPLISIVKDVLNNIKEQKDIEDGVIESGVKNSKRRTFATRRAYFYWVTREQGSFEWFRGVMNEVVENDANGVIELHNYCTSVYEEGDARSALITMLQSLNHAKNGVDIVSGTRVKTHFARPNWRQVFKHVATKHTDQRVGVFYCGDKRLVGDLKMLAQDFSRKTTTKFDFHKENF, encoded by the exons ATGGAGATTCAAGAAAATCAGAACGATTGGTCGGAGACAGAGAGCATAGAGAGTACAAGAGTTGGGTACAGTGGACCACTGAGCGGACCTTTAGTGACGAACAACAAGAAAAGCAGCCGGAACAGCAGCAAAAGAAGCGTAGGATTCAAAGATCAGGAAGACTATGTCGAAATCACACTCGATGTCACAGACGACACCGTTTCGGTTCAAAACATCAAGGGTGGCGATTCGGAGACGGCGTATTTGGCGAGCCGGTTGCAGAGGAAACAATCGGCTTCTCTGGGTTCACAGGTTTCCTTTAAACTGAGACAGGTCTCGCAGGAATTGAAGCGCATGACATCATTTTCCAAGAAACCTCAGAAGCTTGATCGGACCAAATCCGGTGCGGCTCTTGCTTTGAAAGGCTTGAAGTTCATGACCAAAAATGTAGGCAATGAAGGTTGGTCGGAGATCGAAAAGCGTTTCCATAAATTCGCCGACGCTGATGGAACACTTCCTAAATCAAAATTTGGTCAATGTATTG AGATGAAAGAGTCGAGTGAGTTTGCAAACGAATTGTTCGATGCATTGGCTCGTAGGAGAGGAATAACTTCAGGTTCCATAACAATGGATGAGTTGCACGAATTCTGGGAACAAATTACGGATCAGAGCTTCGATGCAAGGCTTCAAACTTTCTTTGACAT GGTAGATAAAAATGCAGATGGCCGGATCACTGAAGAAGAAGTGAAGGAG ATTATCACATTAAGTGCTGGTGCTAACAAGTTGTCAAAAATTCAAGAACGTGCTGAAGAATATGCAGCATTGATTATGGAAGAGCTGGATCCCAGAAACCTCGGATACGTTGAG ATATACAATTTGGAAATGCTACTTCTTCAAGGCCCAGCCCAATCAACCAACCTGGCCACAGACAGCCGAATGATCAGCGAGCTTATAAGCCAGAAGCTGGCCCCAACCAAAGAACCCAACCCAATAAAGCGATACGCCAAGAAGGTCGCATACTTCGTTGAAGACAATTGGAGGAGGATTTGGGTCGTTGCTCTATGGCTCTCAATCTGTGCGGGCCTGTTCACTTGGAAATTCATGCAGTATAAGGATCGGGCGGTATTTAAAGTAATGGGCTATTGTGTGACCACGGCTAAAGGTGCAGCCGAGACACTCAAATTCAACATGGCCTTGATTCTTCTCCCAGTATGCAGAAATACCATTACATGGCTTAGAAGCAGAACAAAGTTGGGAAAAGTTGTTCCATTTGATGACAATCTTAATTTCCATAAG GTGATAGCTTTGGGCATAGCAGTGGGAGTTGGTCTACATGCTGGTTCACATCTAACATGTGATTTTCCGAGGCTGCTACATGCCACCGACGATGAGTATGAACCTATGGAACCCTTCTTCGGCAAGGAACGGCCTGACGACTACTGGTGGTTCGTCAAGGGCACGGAGGGCTGGACCGGGGTGGTGATGGTGGTGCTAATGGCTATTGCTTATACATTGGCTCAGCCTTGGTTTAGGCGGAATAGGCTAAAACTCCCTAATTTCCTTAAGAAACTCACAGGGTTCAATGCCTTTTGGTATTCCCACCACATGTTTGTCGTTGTTTATATCCTATTTGTCATTCATGGATACTTTCTTTACCTCTCCAAGAAGTGGTACAAAAAGACT ACATGGATGTATCTGGCAGTTCCAATTGTTTTATACGCTTGTGAACGTTTAGTTCGTGCATTCAGGTCTGGCAACAAATCAGTAAAGATTCTGAAG GTTGCAGTGTATCCCGGGAATGTTCTAGCTCTGCATATGTCGAAGCCAAATGGATTTAAATACACCAGCggccaatatatatatgtcaagtGCAGAGACATATCCCCATTCCAATG GCATCCATTTTCGATTACTTCGGCTCCTGGAGATGATTACTTGAGCATCCATGTCCGGTCAGCCGGAGATTGGACCTCACAGCTCAGAGCCATTTTCTCCAAG GTATGTCAGCCTCCATGTCGTAATGAAAGTGGCCTTCTAAGAGCTGATGTTGCAAAAAGCTATAACAAACCCACAAG aaTGCCAAAGCTATTAATAGACGGTCCCTATGGAGCCCCAGCACAAGACTACAAAGAATATGAAGTTCTCCTCCTTGTTGGGCTTGGAATTGGTGCCACTCCATTGATAAGCATTGTCAAGGATGTGCTTAACAACATCAAAGAACAGAAAGATATAGAAGATGGGGTAATAGAAAGCGGTGTTAAAAACAGCAAGAGAAGAACTTTCGCAACCCGAAGAGCTTACTTCTATTGGGTGACAAGAGAGCAAGGTTCTTTTGAGTGGTTTAGGGGAGTGATGAATGAGGTGGTTGAGAATGATGCCAATGGAGTAATTGAGCTTCACAACTACTGCACCAGTGTTTACGAAGAAGGAGATGCTCGATCAGCTTTGATCACCATGCTTCAGTCTCTTAACCATGCCAAAAATGGTGTTGATATAGTTTCAGGGACCAGAGTGAAAACACATTTTGCTAGACCAAATTGGCGCCAAGTTTTCAAGCATGTTGCTACCAAGCACACAGACCAAAGAGTTG GAGTGTTTTATTGTGGTGATAAGAGATTAGTTGGAGATCTAAAGATGCTAGCTCAAGATTTTTCAAGGAAAACCACCACCAAGTTTGATTTCCATAAGGAGAACTTTTGa